A DNA window from Maribellus comscasis contains the following coding sequences:
- a CDS encoding PAS domain-containing sensor histidine kinase, whose amino-acid sequence MTQIQKRNNRRYFHYQKEILNTISEPASFITDKYRYVFVNNAFNDFFNKQTDKVIGKTPSEIWGEDNFKKNIAPQMDRALNGETVFFQYRGKMLDGKFKILEINYYPHYKPSGSIDGIIAITNDVTKQKHAEEALKESEARLKDLNETKDKLFSVIGHDLKGPLHNIVAFSELIEEQHGEYSREEIRKFNQLILQSAQSLSSLLDNLLSWSYSQTQSIKIFPQAILLHSIAEKCFDFLKQNAFQKEIRLINDVSPEMHAVADEKMITTVIRNLISNAIKFTDRGGKITVTATIVEDEIFVAIRDSGTGISKEKTELLFQSCGIQSSTGTEGEGGTGMGLIICKDFIEKNNGRIWVESELNNGSVFSFSLPVNF is encoded by the coding sequence ATGACGCAAATACAAAAAAGAAATAACAGAAGGTACTTTCACTATCAAAAAGAAATTTTAAATACAATCTCTGAACCTGCTTCTTTTATTACTGACAAGTATCGGTATGTTTTTGTGAATAATGCTTTTAACGACTTTTTTAATAAACAAACAGATAAAGTTATCGGTAAAACACCGAGTGAAATTTGGGGAGAGGATAATTTTAAAAAGAATATAGCTCCTCAAATGGATAGAGCACTAAATGGAGAAACCGTTTTTTTTCAGTACCGAGGAAAAATGTTAGATGGGAAGTTTAAAATATTAGAAATTAATTATTATCCTCATTATAAACCTTCAGGAAGCATTGATGGAATAATTGCCATAACAAATGATGTAACCAAACAAAAACATGCAGAAGAGGCACTAAAAGAAAGTGAAGCCCGTCTCAAGGACCTTAACGAGACAAAGGATAAACTCTTCTCCGTCATTGGACACGATCTAAAAGGACCACTCCACAATATTGTAGCTTTCTCAGAACTTATTGAAGAGCAACATGGAGAATATTCTAGAGAAGAAATACGAAAATTCAATCAATTAATTCTTCAATCTGCCCAATCTCTTTCATCACTACTCGATAACTTATTGAGCTGGTCATATTCACAAACACAAAGTATAAAAATATTCCCACAAGCTATCTTGTTGCATTCTATTGCAGAAAAATGTTTTGATTTTTTAAAACAAAATGCTTTTCAAAAAGAAATACGACTTATAAACGATGTATCCCCGGAAATGCATGCTGTCGCCGATGAAAAAATGATAACTACAGTTATACGTAATCTCATATCAAATGCCATTAAATTTACCGACAGAGGGGGTAAAATAACCGTTACAGCAACAATTGTTGAAGATGAGATATTTGTTGCAATTAGAGATTCAGGAACGGGGATTTCAAAGGAGAAAACAGAATTATTGTTTCAATCTTGTGGTATTCAGTCGAGTACGGGTACGGAGGGCGAAGGTGGAACAGGTATGGGATTAATTATTTGTAAAGATTTTATTGAAAAAAATAACGGCAGAATATGGGTCGAGAGCGAATTAAATAATGGTTCTGTTTTTAGTTTTTCTTTACCTGTTAATTTCTGA
- a CDS encoding ribonucleotide reductase N-terminal alpha domain-containing protein translates to MERTVVKRDGSVERFRTQQIINAIFEIIKGMDVEDDYELVFKIIKELDLKVPERVTTEELDVLVLKAIEHLIPKHPVYDTLATLQLLKLINKRIDRKFKLFSDYLKFNIESGYLKPELADFNLAKIEKAIDYKNDNLLDYFGLTTLRDRYLAKDTEQEVIEKPQWFFMRVAMGIGNNEQEIISIYSKISRLEYLHSTPTLFNSGTNVSQYSSCYVNVVDDSLEGITNKLTETAFLAKFAGGVGTDVSRVRATGSHIKSLNAKSSGVIPFIKVFDTMVNSIQQGGRRRSSQVISMQPWHYDIEAFIELRETTGNAYFRTPSLNTKLWMPDELMKRIKKDEPVYLFDPGECPELVTAIGEDFSEKYNARIQLAKKAKTKRKFDSSKKRNS, encoded by the coding sequence ATGGAAAGAACAGTTGTAAAAAGAGATGGAAGTGTGGAACGTTTCCGCACGCAACAAATCATCAATGCCATTTTCGAAATTATCAAGGGCATGGATGTGGAAGATGATTACGAACTGGTTTTTAAAATAATAAAAGAGCTGGATTTAAAGGTTCCTGAACGTGTCACAACCGAAGAGTTGGATGTACTGGTACTGAAAGCCATTGAGCACCTGATTCCCAAACACCCGGTTTACGATACACTGGCTACTTTACAGTTACTAAAACTGATAAACAAACGTATTGATCGGAAATTTAAGTTGTTTTCAGATTATCTGAAATTCAATATTGAAAGTGGTTATCTGAAGCCGGAATTAGCTGACTTTAATTTGGCAAAAATTGAAAAAGCCATTGATTATAAAAACGATAACCTGCTCGACTATTTCGGGCTGACCACTTTGCGCGACCGCTACCTGGCGAAAGATACCGAACAGGAAGTAATTGAAAAACCACAGTGGTTTTTTATGCGTGTAGCCATGGGAATCGGGAATAACGAACAGGAAATAATTTCCATTTACAGCAAGATTTCGCGGCTGGAATATTTGCATTCAACACCCACCCTTTTTAACTCGGGAACAAATGTTTCGCAATATTCATCGTGTTATGTAAATGTGGTAGATGATTCGCTGGAAGGCATTACCAACAAACTTACAGAAACAGCCTTCCTGGCAAAATTTGCCGGCGGCGTGGGAACCGACGTTAGCCGGGTGCGGGCAACCGGTTCACATATCAAATCGTTAAATGCAAAATCTTCCGGGGTAATTCCTTTTATCAAGGTTTTTGATACGATGGTAAATTCCATCCAGCAGGGAGGCCGCCGCCGCAGTTCACAGGTGATTTCGATGCAGCCGTGGCATTACGATATTGAAGCGTTTATTGAATTACGGGAAACCACAGGAAACGCTTATTTTCGCACACCGTCACTCAATACTAAATTGTGGATGCCCGACGAATTGATGAAACGCATTAAAAAAGATGAACCGGTTTACCTGTTCGACCCGGGCGAATGCCCCGAACTGGTGACTGCCATTGGAGAAGATTTCTCAGAAAAATACAACGCTCGGATTCAACTGGCAAAAAAAGCAAAAACGAAACGAAAATTTGATAGTAGCAAAAAACGAAATAGTTAG
- a CDS encoding TonB-dependent receptor — protein MRTSLFLLCLLLAFNNHLQAQQIKDITKDTVHIREVTVTQNITLNDENAVKYYQSFYSSGIDKINERLGSVSLISRGAYAKEPVLNGFTAGQINVTIGGMKMFGACTDKMDPVTSYIEPVNLKSIQINQGPTGNKNGSTIGGTFEMQLQTPEKSTFRLETGVNYETASKGKTLFFLSNYGKEKWAYRISSVYKHYSPYTDGNGSKVPFTQYEKVNLLQSVLFSPATGHDLVFDWLIDDAFDIGYPALPMDVSRAKGRIYSMQYMSQQVPGISDFKAKVYYNNVYHLMDDSKRDSLYFVEDSQTGRTDSVYMKMDMPGWSRTYGGFIEGKTRWSERNLLSFKLESYGNWQKAEMTMFMNNLSNPGEPPMYAETWPEHRRTVSGIFLKNDYALSRMFILSIDVRTDYSLSKVLSEQGKRQFSSLGYDVDKSYNKFIKSANFTMAFNPATPWQAEAGVGFGERIPTLSEQFGFYLFNAHDGYDYIGNPDIKTEKSLNFFGNINYTQQRFKFSIESRYNHISDYIIGLIAPDYEALNLYAAGTKKYENINFARMFSSNFQLLWKPVPLLEFFNNLKYNCGETHDHEPLPMMPPLKNLFTIHFKKGNYLLQLENESSAAQNRINTSYGETKTPGFTLFHIRTGYKIQTGKSLIMINAGVENLLNKVYSEHLDWGNYNRPGRNFYFMISYKH, from the coding sequence ATGAGAACTTCATTGTTTTTGTTATGCCTGCTGTTAGCCTTCAATAATCATTTGCAGGCACAACAAATCAAGGATATTACAAAAGATACTGTTCATATCAGAGAAGTAACTGTAACACAAAATATTACTTTAAACGATGAAAACGCGGTTAAATATTATCAGTCGTTCTACAGTTCAGGAATCGATAAAATTAATGAGCGGCTGGGAAGTGTTTCTTTAATCAGCCGGGGAGCATATGCAAAAGAACCTGTTTTAAACGGTTTTACAGCAGGGCAAATTAACGTGACGATTGGAGGCATGAAAATGTTTGGCGCCTGTACCGATAAAATGGACCCGGTGACCTCGTATATCGAACCGGTTAACCTGAAAAGCATCCAGATAAACCAGGGACCCACCGGAAATAAAAACGGAAGTACCATTGGCGGAACTTTTGAGATGCAGCTTCAGACGCCTGAAAAGTCCACATTCAGGCTGGAAACAGGGGTAAACTATGAAACTGCTTCAAAAGGGAAAACCTTATTTTTTCTCTCGAACTACGGAAAGGAAAAATGGGCTTACCGCATTAGCAGCGTTTATAAACACTATTCTCCATATACCGATGGCAATGGTAGTAAAGTGCCCTTTACTCAATACGAAAAGGTGAATTTGCTTCAGTCGGTGCTTTTTAGTCCGGCTACGGGGCACGATTTAGTCTTCGACTGGCTGATTGACGACGCATTTGATATTGGTTATCCAGCGCTACCCATGGACGTAAGCCGTGCTAAAGGAAGAATCTACAGTATGCAGTACATGTCACAACAGGTTCCGGGCATTTCAGACTTTAAGGCGAAAGTTTATTACAACAACGTGTATCATTTAATGGACGATTCAAAACGCGACAGCCTTTATTTTGTAGAAGATTCGCAAACCGGAAGAACCGACAGTGTTTACATGAAAATGGATATGCCCGGCTGGAGTCGCACCTACGGAGGTTTTATCGAAGGAAAAACAAGATGGTCGGAAAGAAATCTGCTTTCATTTAAACTTGAGAGTTACGGCAACTGGCAAAAGGCTGAAATGACCATGTTTATGAACAATCTTTCGAATCCGGGTGAACCGCCCATGTATGCTGAAACCTGGCCCGAACACAGGAGAACTGTCTCCGGCATTTTTCTGAAAAACGACTATGCACTTAGCCGGATGTTTATCTTAAGTATCGACGTGCGGACAGATTACAGTTTGTCAAAAGTATTGTCGGAACAGGGAAAACGACAATTTAGCTCGTTGGGATACGATGTAGATAAATCATACAACAAATTTATCAAGTCAGCAAATTTTACAATGGCTTTTAATCCGGCTACGCCTTGGCAGGCAGAAGCAGGCGTGGGTTTCGGCGAACGCATTCCCACTCTTTCTGAGCAATTTGGGTTTTACCTTTTTAATGCCCACGATGGCTATGACTATATTGGTAATCCCGATATAAAAACGGAGAAATCGCTTAACTTCTTTGGAAATATAAATTATACACAACAGAGATTTAAATTTTCTATTGAAAGCCGGTATAATCATATTAGCGACTACATCATTGGTTTGATTGCCCCGGATTATGAAGCATTAAACCTGTATGCTGCGGGAACAAAAAAGTATGAGAATATTAATTTTGCAAGAATGTTTTCATCCAATTTTCAGCTTTTGTGGAAGCCTGTACCCTTACTTGAGTTCTTTAATAATTTGAAATACAACTGTGGCGAAACGCATGATCATGAGCCATTACCGATGATGCCACCTTTGAAAAATCTTTTTACCATTCATTTTAAAAAAGGGAATTACCTGCTTCAGTTGGAAAACGAAAGTTCTGCAGCTCAAAACCGAATCAATACCAGTTACGGGGAAACAAAAACACCCGGATTTACACTTTTTCACATCCGGACAGGATACAAAATCCAAACCGGGAAATCATTAATTATGATTAACGCAGGAGTGGAAAATTTACTGAATAAGGTCTATTCGGAACATCTGGACTGGGGGAATTACAACCGACCAGGAAGAAATTTTTATTTCATGATAAGTTATAAACACTAG
- a CDS encoding FixH family protein, with product MKIKHILILFLLPIFFAACEKEEEIPEEETHLISIAKSDSESGVFSVDLMAEQTLFQGYNKLYFDIENNSDKSPVTQASVSILPMMHMTTMTHAAPFENPENTVNENGYFEGAAVFIMPGNPDEGWELRVAIDDGGIKDTTYLTIPEVTGLDEAREFSAVSEADGKTYFISLLEPSVPEVGMNDIGFTVHYRENMMSFPAAENLSISIEPEMPSMGHGSPNNVNPTHMGNGHYKGKVNFTMTGWWRVNIEISKDGEPIGNELSFDITF from the coding sequence ATGAAAATAAAGCATATTCTAATTTTATTCTTACTTCCTATTTTCTTTGCGGCTTGTGAAAAAGAGGAGGAAATACCTGAAGAAGAAACCCATTTGATATCCATTGCTAAATCTGATTCAGAATCAGGGGTTTTCAGTGTGGATTTAATGGCCGAACAAACTTTATTTCAGGGATACAACAAGCTATATTTTGATATAGAAAACAATTCGGACAAAAGCCCGGTGACACAGGCGTCTGTTTCTATATTGCCCATGATGCATATGACCACTATGACACACGCAGCGCCATTTGAAAATCCGGAAAATACAGTTAATGAAAACGGTTATTTTGAAGGCGCAGCAGTGTTTATCATGCCTGGTAACCCGGATGAAGGCTGGGAGTTAAGAGTTGCCATAGATGACGGAGGAATAAAGGATACAACTTATTTGACAATCCCGGAAGTAACCGGGTTGGATGAAGCCCGCGAATTCAGCGCTGTTTCCGAAGCTGATGGAAAAACCTATTTTATTTCGTTACTGGAACCTTCAGTACCGGAAGTCGGGATGAACGATATCGGGTTTACTGTTCATTACCGTGAAAACATGATGAGTTTCCCTGCAGCCGAAAATCTTTCGATTTCGATTGAACCGGAAATGCCTTCAATGGGACACGGGTCGCCCAACAATGTAAATCCAACGCATATGGGAAACGGGCATTACAAAGGCAAAGTAAATTTTACCATGACTGGCTGGTGGCGCGTAAATATTGAGATTTCCAAAGATGGCGAACCCATTGGAAATGAATTATCGTTTGACATTACTTTTTAA
- a CDS encoding Fur family transcriptional regulator yields the protein MKNRIEIRDIISAKGLKVTPQRMRVMEAIYKLNNHPTADNIIEYIRKTDPNIGSGTVYNVLETLVKNDLIKKVKTEKDVMRYDGILENHHHLYCIQCDYIEDYKNEKLDKLLSKFFKENKIDNFNIEEIKLNISGNFIIHKNKDH from the coding sequence ATGAAAAATCGCATAGAAATCAGAGATATTATCTCAGCAAAAGGATTAAAAGTAACCCCACAAAGAATGCGGGTTATGGAGGCGATTTATAAACTTAATAATCATCCTACAGCAGATAATATTATTGAATACATTAGAAAAACAGATCCGAACATTGGCTCAGGAACAGTTTATAACGTTTTGGAAACGTTGGTTAAAAATGACCTGATAAAAAAAGTAAAAACGGAAAAAGATGTTATGAGATATGACGGTATCCTTGAAAATCATCATCACCTTTACTGTATTCAGTGCGATTATATAGAAGATTATAAAAATGAAAAACTTGATAAACTGCTAAGTAAATTTTTTAAGGAAAATAAAATCGACAATTTCAATATTGAAGAAATAAAACTAAACATCAGTGGCAATTTTATTATTCACAAAAATAAAGATCATTAA
- a CDS encoding Dps family protein, with translation MNNIGLKEDYTKVMEERLNAYLSSVQISYMNVRGYHWNIIGKQFFALHEKFEEIYNSLNEMADEIAERILMLEGKPLHSFSEYIKVSVIKERQNVNSAEDTVNALLEDTAKLLETEREILSLASDNDDEGTASLMSGFIGEQEKMIWMFNALLK, from the coding sequence ATGAACAACATCGGATTAAAAGAGGACTACACAAAAGTAATGGAAGAGAGGCTAAATGCTTATTTGAGCAGCGTTCAAATTTCGTACATGAACGTGCGGGGATACCATTGGAATATTATAGGAAAACAATTTTTTGCCCTACATGAAAAGTTTGAAGAAATCTATAACAGCCTTAACGAAATGGCTGATGAAATTGCTGAACGCATATTAATGCTTGAGGGCAAACCGTTGCACTCGTTTTCTGAATATATCAAAGTTTCTGTAATTAAGGAAAGACAAAATGTAAATTCTGCTGAAGATACAGTCAACGCCCTTCTTGAAGACACTGCTAAACTTTTAGAAACAGAACGGGAAATACTTTCATTAGCTTCTGATAACGATGACGAAGGAACAGCAAGCCTGATGTCTGGTTTTATCGGGGAACAGGAAAAAATGATTTGGATGTTTAATGCACTTTTAAAATAA
- a CDS encoding peroxiredoxin, which produces MACANGVKPLKKKIKTEELVENLYKEEKSMSTTMVRQEMPDFEMDAYDAKTGHFITVSNKDYKDKWAVVCFYPADFTFVCPTEIAAMNAHYDEFQELGVEILAVSVDSKFSHKRFAETEPILKGLKLTMGADSNQEVSRAFGVLIEEEGVALRGRFLFNPDGVCVAQEVQADSVGRNVNEFLRQVKAWQHASKTGEVCPAGWRPGKKTLPVNTDVEKMTGKVGDYITLEEILS; this is translated from the coding sequence ATGGCTTGTGCAAACGGTGTAAAACCACTAAAAAAGAAAATAAAAACAGAAGAATTAGTTGAAAATTTATATAAGGAGGAAAAATCGATGAGTACAACAATGGTTAGGCAGGAAATGCCAGATTTTGAAATGGATGCTTATGATGCAAAAACGGGTCATTTTATAACCGTTTCCAACAAAGATTATAAGGACAAATGGGCCGTAGTATGTTTTTATCCGGCTGATTTCACTTTTGTTTGCCCAACTGAAATTGCAGCAATGAATGCTCATTATGATGAATTCCAGGAACTGGGAGTAGAAATTTTGGCCGTTTCAGTTGATTCAAAATTCTCGCACAAGCGGTTTGCAGAAACTGAACCAATTTTAAAGGGATTGAAATTGACTATGGGAGCAGACTCAAACCAGGAAGTAAGCCGCGCCTTTGGAGTATTGATTGAAGAAGAAGGGGTAGCGCTTAGAGGACGGTTTTTATTTAATCCTGATGGAGTATGTGTTGCACAGGAAGTTCAGGCAGATTCTGTTGGCAGAAATGTTAATGAGTTCCTGAGACAAGTTAAAGCCTGGCAGCACGCTAGTAAAACAGGTGAAGTCTGTCCCGCCGGTTGGAGACCAGGAAAAAAGACTCTTCCTGTAAATACTGATGTAGAAAAAATGACAGGAAAGGTTGGAGATTATATTACTTTAGAGGAAATTTTAAGTTAA
- a CDS encoding DUF5320 domain-containing protein: MPKLNGTGPEGKGPKTGRGLGECEKKSFKELLQKLGKGLGKRRKSGGGEGQGKRLKYDL, from the coding sequence ATGCCAAAATTGAATGGAACCGGCCCCGAAGGTAAAGGCCCGAAAACAGGACGGGGCCTTGGAGAATGCGAGAAAAAGTCATTTAAAGAATTATTACAAAAGCTTGGAAAAGGTTTGGGAAAACGCCGTAAATCAGGAGGCGGAGAAGGTCAGGGGAAACGGCTGAAATACGATTTATAA
- the def gene encoding peptide deformylase produces the protein MILPIVLYGSKILRNKAYDIDAGDNFTELAANMTLTLKNQQGYGLAGPQVAVLKNIFVIDTTSVNNDGTAPDVKMYLNPEILDYSAKELYYNEGCFSIPGIFEDVIRPDKIEVRYRDENFDIREETLDGLTARIFQHEYDHLQGILFIDRLSSLRKRMIKSKLKQIARSSM, from the coding sequence ATGATTTTACCCATTGTTTTATACGGTTCTAAAATACTGCGAAATAAAGCGTATGATATTGATGCAGGAGATAATTTCACTGAGTTAGCGGCAAACATGACACTCACCCTAAAAAACCAACAGGGATATGGACTTGCCGGCCCTCAGGTTGCAGTTTTAAAAAATATTTTTGTCATTGATACCACATCGGTAAATAATGATGGAACAGCACCTGATGTGAAAATGTATTTAAATCCTGAGATTCTCGACTATAGTGCAAAAGAATTATATTATAACGAGGGTTGTTTTAGTATTCCAGGAATTTTTGAAGATGTTATAAGGCCCGATAAAATAGAAGTCCGGTACCGAGATGAAAATTTCGATATAAGGGAAGAAACACTTGACGGGCTGACTGCCCGTATATTTCAACACGAATATGACCATTTGCAGGGAATACTTTTTATCGATCGTTTAAGTAGCCTTCGTAAAAGGATGATAAAAAGCAAATTGAAGCAAATAGCTCGTAGTAGTATGTAA
- a CDS encoding methyltransferase family protein encodes MERKIMPTTWFIGFLILIIISHLLIIEKKIIFFPYNQFGWIFVLSGIILNLWTDNLFKKYKTTVKPYLKPSYFISNGPFRISRNPMYLGMLLILIGTTLLLKSVVLLIISFAYLCIIHIFYIRKEEQKMLRKFGIEYLKYKKKVRSWI; translated from the coding sequence ATGGAAAGAAAAATTATGCCAACTACCTGGTTTATCGGATTTTTGATTCTCATCATCATTTCACATCTTTTAATCATCGAAAAAAAGATAATATTTTTTCCATATAATCAATTCGGATGGATATTTGTATTATCAGGAATTATCCTTAATCTTTGGACAGATAATCTTTTCAAAAAATATAAAACAACGGTAAAGCCTTATCTAAAACCTTCTTATTTTATTTCAAACGGGCCATTCAGAATCAGTCGAAATCCGATGTACCTTGGAATGCTGCTTATCCTTATTGGTACAACCTTATTACTAAAATCGGTTGTATTGCTAATTATCTCTTTTGCCTATTTATGCATCATTCATATTTTTTACATCAGAAAAGAAGAACAAAAGATGCTACGGAAGTTTGGTATTGAATATTTGAAATACAAAAAGAAAGTCAGGTCATGGATTTAA
- a CDS encoding radical SAM protein, translated as MIAFGPVTSRRLGLSLGINNIVSRKVCSYSCIYCQIGETQHMSTDQETFYDPENLTKNVEEHLKMLDELHRPDYLTFVSNGEPTLDKNLGEEIRMLKKFEIPIAVITNASLLHHEKVREKLMEADWVSVKVDTIDELTWRKINRPYSNIKLDKILEGITRFASVYKGKLHTETMLINNHNDSSEQVKQTASFISEINPDTAYLSIPTRPPAMNDAKSATEKTITMAWQIFCNAGITTELLTGFEGTDTGITGNAFEDILNITAVHPLREDTMKELLKKENTDMAVVESLEFLKLIKKTKYKGMNYYVRSYHF; from the coding sequence ATGATTGCTTTTGGTCCTGTTACGTCAAGAAGGCTTGGATTAAGCCTGGGAATTAACAATATTGTTTCCCGAAAAGTGTGTTCTTATAGTTGCATTTATTGCCAAATTGGTGAAACCCAACACATGAGCACTGACCAGGAAACTTTTTATGATCCCGAAAATCTAACTAAAAACGTTGAGGAACATCTAAAAATGCTGGATGAGTTGCATCGCCCTGATTATCTTACGTTTGTTTCCAACGGAGAACCGACCCTTGATAAAAATCTCGGAGAGGAAATCCGGATGCTGAAGAAGTTTGAAATTCCCATTGCAGTAATTACCAATGCATCCCTTCTGCATCACGAAAAAGTACGTGAAAAATTAATGGAAGCCGACTGGGTTTCTGTAAAAGTAGATACAATAGATGAACTTACGTGGAGAAAAATCAACCGTCCTTACAGCAATATTAAATTGGATAAAATTTTGGAAGGTATCACTAGATTTGCTTCCGTCTATAAAGGAAAGCTGCACACTGAGACAATGCTGATAAATAATCATAACGATTCATCGGAGCAGGTCAAACAAACAGCATCGTTTATTAGTGAAATAAATCCCGATACTGCCTATTTGTCCATACCAACACGCCCTCCGGCCATGAACGATGCTAAGTCGGCAACGGAAAAAACAATAACCATGGCCTGGCAAATATTCTGCAATGCCGGGATTACAACCGAGCTACTAACGGGTTTTGAGGGAACGGACACCGGTATTACCGGCAATGCATTTGAAGATATCTTGAATATTACTGCAGTTCACCCTTTACGTGAAGATACAATGAAAGAGCTTCTTAAAAAAGAGAATACAGATATGGCAGTTGTGGAGTCTCTGGAATTTTTGAAGCTGATTAAAAAAACAAAGTATAAAGGGATGAACTATTATGTAAGAAGTTATCATTTTTAA
- a CDS encoding Mrp/NBP35 family ATP-binding protein: MSSALFEKIEMPGVKNIIVVASGKGGVGKSTVAANLAVSLTRQGLTTALVDADLYGPSIPMMFGVQNQKPSGIVTDGKEKILPVEKFGVKLLSIGFYMPAGQSLIWRGPMASNGLTQLFRDTEWGEIDYMIVDFPPGTGDIQLTTIQKLNLTGAIIVTTPQEIALSDARKAAAMFTKPDLNVPILGVVENMSWFTPVSHPDEKYFIFGKGGGEKLAREFNTPLLGQIPLVLEIGDVSDRGTTIYNQPDKEVIKAFDNISNAIYELTEVRL, translated from the coding sequence ATGAGTTCAGCATTATTCGAAAAAATTGAAATGCCCGGCGTGAAAAACATTATAGTTGTGGCATCGGGAAAAGGAGGCGTTGGTAAATCTACCGTGGCTGCCAACCTTGCAGTTTCGTTAACCCGCCAGGGATTAACGACAGCTTTGGTAGATGCCGATTTATATGGTCCTTCCATTCCAATGATGTTTGGCGTTCAAAACCAAAAACCTTCCGGAATTGTAACCGACGGGAAAGAAAAAATATTACCTGTTGAAAAGTTTGGTGTGAAATTGTTATCCATTGGCTTTTATATGCCGGCTGGACAATCATTGATTTGGCGGGGACCAATGGCATCAAATGGACTTACCCAGTTATTCAGAGATACTGAATGGGGCGAAATAGATTATATGATTGTTGATTTTCCGCCGGGAACAGGCGATATTCAACTTACTACCATTCAGAAACTGAATCTGACCGGAGCAATAATAGTAACTACACCACAGGAAATTGCACTTTCTGATGCAAGAAAAGCGGCGGCCATGTTTACCAAACCTGATCTAAATGTTCCCATTCTGGGTGTGGTTGAAAACATGTCGTGGTTTACGCCGGTTAGCCATCCCGATGAAAAATATTTCATCTTTGGAAAAGGCGGTGGCGAAAAACTGGCAAGGGAGTTTAATACTCCGTTGCTGGGACAAATCCCACTGGTACTTGAAATTGGTGATGTTTCTGACCGGGGCACTACTATTTATAATCAGCCAGATAAAGAGGTTATTAAAGCATTTGATAATATTTCGAATGCGATTTACGAATTAACGGAGGTACGATTATGA